AAGTTGGTACCGAACATGATAACCAGCGGCAACATGCTGTGCGGCATGTTGTCCTTGGTTTTGACCTTGCACGGCCATTATGTTCCCTCGGTGATTCTCATATACATGGCCGTGGTTTTTGATTTCATGGATGGTAAGGTCGCAAGGCTAATGGGTGGTAGCAGCGCCTTTGGTGGCGAGCTGGACAGCTTGGCGGACGTGGTGAGTTTCGGTGTTGCACCTGCTATGTTGATATATGCCTATTATTTGAGAGGCTTCGGCGGAGCGATGGGCGCCCTTGCGGTTGCTTTCTTCGCTCTCTGTGGGGCTTTGAGGCTTGCTCGCTTCAATGTGGAGCATGCCCCAGGGCCGTTCAAGGGACTCCCAATACCTGCTGGAGGACATTTCTTAGCCTCCTTTGTATTTGCAGGCATCGCAGTACATCCTGCTGTTATGGCGCTCATAGCTGTGGGCACTGGTTTGCTTATGATATCTTCTGTGCCCTTTGGGAACTTGAAAGGGATAAAGAAAGGTTTTCTGAATAAACAAAAGGCCGCTTTTCTTTGGGTTTTAGCTTTCTCTCTTATATTTGTGCTGAGGGAAAAGGCCCCGCTAGCTGGTATAGGTATTTATATCGCAAGCGGTTTCGTTGGCATAGATTGGAGTAAGTGGCTGAGTTCCCAGGAAGATGAAGCTTATACGAGAAAGAATAATGATTGAATGTGAGTTTTAGTTCTCCACGAAGTTGATGACAAGAAAGGGGGAGGCAA
The DNA window shown above is from Thermovirga lienii DSM 17291 and carries:
- a CDS encoding CDP-diacylglycerol/serineO-phosphatidyltransfera se (PFAM: CDP-alcohol phosphatidyltransferase~TIGRFAM: CDP-diacylglycerol--serine O-phosphatidyltransferase~COGs: COG1183 Phosphatidylserine synthase~InterPro IPR000462: IPR004533~KEGG: aco:Amico_0254 CDP-diacylglycerol/serineO-phosphatidyl transferase~PFAM: CDP-alcohol phosphatidyltransferase~SPTR: CDP-diacylglycerol/serineO-phosphatidyl transferase;~TIGRFAM: CDP-diacylglycerol/serine O-phosphatidyltransferase), with the protein product MRKRREKIPFRKLVPNMITSGNMLCGMLSLVLTLHGHYVPSVILIYMAVVFDFMDGKVARLMGGSSAFGGELDSLADVVSFGVAPAMLIYAYYLRGFGGAMGALAVAFFALCGALRLARFNVEHAPGPFKGLPIPAGGHFLASFVFAGIAVHPAVMALIAVGTGLLMISSVPFGNLKGIKKGFLNKQKAAFLWVLAFSLIFVLREKAPLAGIGIYIASGFVGIDWSKWLSSQEDEAYTRKNND